The following are encoded in a window of Leeia aquatica genomic DNA:
- a CDS encoding dual specificity protein phosphatase family protein gives MSLRHLLLLLFVLPLLAWAAPRPSEWAQPVGNGKIINLYRISPSIYRSAQLDGPDVASLKKLGIRTVLNLRRFHSDEYLFKGTSVQMVRVPMNAWHIEDEDVVAALKVLQQASPAAPVLIHCQHGADRTGVVSAMYRIVVQGWDKQAAIDEMINGGYGFHPVWDNIRSYIQQVDVARIKAAVSR, from the coding sequence ATGTCCTTACGCCATTTGCTGCTGTTGCTGTTTGTGCTCCCCCTGCTGGCATGGGCGGCGCCACGCCCCAGTGAGTGGGCGCAGCCGGTGGGCAATGGCAAGATCATCAATCTGTACCGCATTTCGCCCAGCATTTATCGCAGCGCGCAGCTGGATGGCCCCGATGTGGCCAGCCTGAAGAAACTGGGCATCCGTACGGTACTTAACCTGCGCCGCTTTCATTCCGACGAGTACCTGTTCAAGGGCACCTCGGTACAAATGGTGCGGGTGCCGATGAATGCCTGGCATATTGAAGACGAAGACGTGGTGGCGGCCCTGAAGGTGTTGCAGCAAGCCTCACCGGCTGCACCGGTACTGATTCATTGCCAGCACGGCGCCGATCGCACCGGCGTGGTGTCGGCCATGTACCGTATTGTGGTGCAAGGCTGGGACAAGCAGGCGGCGATCGATGAGATGATCAACGGCGGCTACGGCTTTCATCCGGTGTGGGACAACATCCGCAGCTATATCCAGCAGGTCGATGTCGCGCGCATCAAGGCGGCCGTCAGCCGCTGA
- the purU gene encoding formyltetrahydrofolate deformylase, with the protein MKNTATLLISSPDHKGLVAAIADFLYQHNANILHADQHQDAQENLFLMRVEWDLEEFTLPLEQFAEAFAPIAERHQLDWRLEDGRRRSRMAIFVSRFDHCLVDLLYRHQSGELPCDIPLIISNHEDTRRLAEFYGIPFVVIPVNGDNKAEAEAEQQRLLDAHQIDLIVLARYMQVLSTEFCARYPQRIINIHHSFLPAFHGARPYHRAFERGVKLIGATGHYVTEILDDGPIIEQDVARISHRDAIDDLLQKGRDLEKVVLSRAVRWHLDHRVLVYKNKTVVFD; encoded by the coding sequence ATGAAAAATACCGCCACCCTGTTGATCAGCAGCCCCGACCACAAAGGGCTGGTTGCTGCGATTGCCGACTTTCTCTACCAGCACAACGCCAACATCCTGCACGCCGATCAGCACCAGGACGCACAGGAAAACCTGTTTCTGATGCGGGTGGAGTGGGATCTGGAGGAGTTCACCCTGCCGCTGGAGCAGTTTGCAGAGGCGTTCGCCCCGATTGCCGAGCGGCATCAACTGGACTGGCGGCTGGAAGATGGCCGGCGGCGCAGCCGGATGGCGATTTTTGTGTCCCGCTTTGACCACTGCCTGGTGGACCTGCTGTACCGCCACCAGAGTGGCGAACTGCCCTGCGACATCCCGCTGATCATCAGCAACCATGAGGATACCCGCCGGCTGGCCGAATTCTACGGCATCCCTTTTGTGGTGATCCCGGTCAATGGTGACAACAAGGCAGAGGCCGAAGCCGAACAGCAGCGCCTGCTGGACGCACACCAGATCGACCTGATCGTGCTGGCCCGCTATATGCAGGTGCTCTCCACCGAGTTCTGCGCCCGCTACCCGCAGCGCATCATCAACATCCACCACAGTTTCCTGCCCGCCTTCCACGGCGCCCGCCCCTACCACCGCGCCTTTGAGCGCGGGGTCAAGCTGATCGGCGCCACCGGCCACTATGTGACAGAGATCCTGGACGATGGCCCCATCATTGAGCAGGATGTCGCCCGCATCAGCCATCGTGATGCGATTGACGACCTGCTGCAAAAAGGCCGCGATCTGGAAAAGGTGGTGCTGTCACGTGCGGTGCGCTGGCATCTGGATCATCGGGTACTGGTCTACAAGAACAAGACCGTGGTGTTTGATTGA
- a CDS encoding ribonucleotide-diphosphate reductase subunit beta — protein MLNWDDEVASPSKPAAPQAAATPRPDPAPVYAAEPVAASGLLSGGASNRVNAVDKRIINGQTDVNQLVPFKYKWAWEKYLATCANHWMPQEVNMQRDIELWKSPNGLTEDERRLVKRNLGFFVTADSLAANNIVLGTYRQITAPECRQFLLRQAFEEAIHTHAYQYIVESLGLDEGEVFNAYHEIKSIRDKDEFLIPFIDALTNPEFKTGTPATDQQLLKSLIVFACIMEGLFFYVGFVQILALGRQNKMTGAAEQYQYILRDESMHCNFGIDLINTIKLENPHLWTDSFKAELVELFKKAVDLEYAYAEDTMPRGVLGLNAGMFKEYLRFIANRRMQQIGLDPLFPGETNPFPWMSEMIDLKKEKNFFETRVTEYQSGGALSWD, from the coding sequence ATGCTGAACTGGGATGACGAAGTGGCAAGCCCGAGCAAACCCGCTGCGCCGCAAGCTGCCGCGACGCCCCGGCCCGACCCGGCTCCGGTCTATGCCGCCGAGCCGGTGGCCGCCAGCGGCCTGCTGAGCGGCGGCGCTTCCAACCGCGTCAACGCCGTCGACAAGCGCATCATCAACGGCCAGACCGACGTCAACCAGCTGGTACCGTTCAAGTACAAATGGGCCTGGGAAAAATACCTGGCCACCTGCGCCAACCACTGGATGCCGCAGGAAGTGAACATGCAGCGCGATATCGAGCTGTGGAAAAGCCCGAACGGCCTGACCGAAGACGAGCGCCGCCTGGTCAAGCGCAACCTCGGCTTCTTCGTCACCGCCGACAGCCTGGCCGCCAACAACATCGTGCTCGGCACCTACCGCCAGATCACCGCACCGGAATGCCGCCAGTTCCTGCTGCGGCAAGCGTTTGAAGAGGCCATCCACACTCACGCCTACCAGTACATCGTCGAATCGCTGGGGCTGGACGAAGGCGAAGTGTTCAATGCCTACCACGAGATCAAATCCATCCGCGACAAGGATGAATTCCTGATCCCCTTCATCGACGCGCTCACCAACCCGGAATTCAAGACCGGCACCCCGGCCACCGACCAGCAACTGCTCAAATCACTGATCGTGTTCGCCTGCATCATGGAAGGCCTGTTCTTCTATGTGGGCTTTGTGCAGATCCTCGCCCTCGGCCGCCAGAACAAGATGACCGGTGCTGCGGAGCAGTACCAGTACATCCTGCGCGATGAATCCATGCACTGCAATTTTGGCATCGACCTCATCAACACCATCAAGCTGGAAAACCCGCACCTGTGGACCGACAGCTTCAAGGCCGAGCTGGTTGAGCTGTTCAAGAAGGCAGTAGACCTGGAATACGCCTACGCCGAAGACACCATGCCACGCGGCGTGCTCGGCCTCAATGCCGGCATGTTCAAGGAATACCTGCGCTTCATCGCTAACCGCCGCATGCAGCAAATCGGCCTCGACCCCCTCTTCCCCGGCGAAACCAACCCCTTCCCGTGGATGAGCGAAATGATCGACCTGAAGAAAGAAAAGAACTTCTTCGAAACCCGCGTCACCGAGTATCAGTCGGGTGGGGCGTTGAGCTGGGATTGA
- a CDS encoding acyl-CoA dehydrogenase C-terminal domain-containing protein gives MANYKAPMRDMKFVLFELLQADQKMATLPGLEEATADVFEQYLEAAAQFCESELAPLNRAADEEGCTYDAASHSVKTPAGFKEAYQQFCELGFTSIDCDPDYGGQGMPKTLSFPMMEMMNSANVAWAMYPGLSHGAYSAIHAHGTDEQKAQYLPKLVDGSWTGTMCLTEPHCGTDLGLLKTKAEPNADGSYSITGTKIFISAGEHDMSDNIIHLVLARLPDSPKDIKGISLFIVPKFMPNADGSVGERNSVYCGAIEHKMGIKANATAVINLDGAKGYLIGEVNKGMSCMFTMMNAARLGCGMQGLAIGEASFQNALTYAKERLQMRALGGAQAPEKAADPIIVHPDVRRMLLTGKAYTEAGRAFSTWLAMLLDVEERATNEEERKDAADLVALLTPIAKAFMTDNGYIAANMGMQVYGGHGFIREWGMEQYVRDCRISQIYEGTNGIQALDLLGRKILLDQGQKLRKFTKLVHKFCEAEAGNAELAEFIAPVAKLNKELGDITMAIGMQAMQNQQEVGAASVDYLRLLGHLVYGYFWARMVKLALAQQNGNEADFYKAKISTARFYFARLFPEVEALKLQLKAGAQSMLALDAEHFGFY, from the coding sequence ATGGCCAACTACAAAGCGCCGATGCGCGACATGAAGTTTGTACTGTTCGAACTGCTGCAAGCGGACCAGAAAATGGCCACGCTGCCGGGGCTGGAAGAAGCCACTGCCGATGTGTTCGAGCAGTATCTGGAAGCCGCCGCCCAGTTCTGCGAAAGCGAGCTGGCCCCGCTCAATCGTGCTGCAGACGAAGAGGGCTGCACTTACGATGCCGCCAGCCATAGCGTCAAGACCCCGGCCGGCTTCAAGGAAGCGTACCAGCAATTCTGCGAGCTGGGTTTCACCAGCATCGATTGCGACCCGGACTACGGTGGCCAGGGCATGCCGAAGACGCTGTCCTTCCCGATGATGGAGATGATGAACTCGGCCAACGTGGCCTGGGCCATGTATCCGGGCCTGTCCCACGGTGCCTACAGCGCCATCCACGCCCACGGTACCGACGAGCAGAAAGCCCAGTACCTGCCGAAGCTGGTGGACGGCAGCTGGACCGGCACCATGTGCCTGACCGAACCACATTGCGGTACCGACCTCGGCCTGCTGAAGACCAAGGCCGAGCCGAATGCCGACGGCAGCTACAGCATCACCGGCACCAAGATCTTCATCTCGGCTGGTGAGCACGACATGTCGGACAACATCATTCACCTGGTGCTGGCCCGCCTGCCGGATTCGCCGAAGGACATCAAGGGCATCTCCCTGTTCATCGTGCCGAAGTTCATGCCGAACGCGGATGGCAGCGTGGGTGAGCGCAACAGCGTGTACTGCGGCGCCATCGAACACAAGATGGGCATCAAGGCCAATGCCACCGCGGTCATCAACCTGGACGGTGCCAAAGGCTATTTGATTGGTGAAGTGAACAAGGGCATGTCCTGCATGTTCACCATGATGAATGCCGCGCGTCTCGGCTGCGGCATGCAAGGTCTGGCCATTGGCGAAGCCTCCTTCCAGAACGCACTGACCTACGCCAAGGAACGCCTGCAAATGCGCGCACTCGGCGGTGCCCAAGCCCCGGAAAAAGCCGCAGATCCGATCATTGTGCATCCGGACGTGCGCCGCATGTTGCTGACCGGCAAGGCCTACACCGAAGCAGGCCGTGCCTTCTCCACCTGGCTGGCCATGTTGCTGGACGTGGAAGAACGCGCCACCAACGAAGAAGAGCGCAAGGATGCCGCCGACCTGGTGGCCCTGCTGACCCCGATTGCCAAAGCCTTCATGACCGACAACGGCTACATCGCCGCCAATATGGGCATGCAGGTCTACGGTGGCCACGGCTTCATCCGTGAATGGGGCATGGAGCAGTACGTACGTGACTGCCGTATCTCGCAGATTTACGAAGGCACCAACGGCATCCAGGCGCTGGACCTGCTGGGCCGCAAGATTCTGCTGGACCAAGGCCAGAAGCTGCGCAAGTTCACCAAGCTGGTACACAAGTTCTGCGAAGCCGAAGCCGGTAACGCCGAGCTGGCCGAATTCATCGCACCGGTCGCCAAGCTGAACAAAGAGCTGGGTGACATCACCATGGCCATTGGCATGCAGGCGATGCAGAACCAGCAGGAAGTCGGCGCGGCCTCGGTCGACTACCTGCGCCTGCTCGGCCATCTGGTCTACGGCTACTTCTGGGCGCGCATGGTCAAGCTGGCCCTGGCACAGCAAAATGGCAATGAAGCCGACTTCTACAAGGCCAAGATCAGCACCGCCCGCTTCTACTTTGCCCGCCTGTTCCCGGAAGTGGAAGCGCTCAAGCTGCAACTGAAGGCCGGTGCGCAAAGCATGCTGGCGCTGGATGCCGAACACTTCGGCTTCTACTGA
- a CDS encoding GIY-YIG nuclease family protein, translated as MQPFSITLFATTGDPEGIRHVDKSNWSGYGVVFNRELFHQLKQEPGFSQAGVYILVGNAAEETIYIGEADPVGDRLKNHVSNKEGWVWGVYFFDRNHKIGKTEVQYLESALVTLAKKHGRAILLNKNSPTPPTMAPAAKATAQAFLADMLLILPMLGINAFTPPKQEDPLDQVQPVGAESDKFDTIVVPAREEGFKQRFLNENCWFAVRINAKHISKLKYIAAYQVAPVAAITHIAEVETIVPYNDTGKYMIRFKGPATAVSPIPRLENSEINMQSPRYALREKLAAALALDQIWK; from the coding sequence ATGCAGCCTTTTTCAATCACCCTGTTTGCTACCACCGGTGACCCTGAGGGTATTCGCCATGTCGACAAATCTAACTGGTCAGGCTACGGCGTAGTGTTCAACCGGGAACTATTTCATCAACTGAAACAAGAGCCCGGCTTTTCTCAGGCAGGTGTTTATATTCTTGTAGGCAACGCCGCTGAGGAGACCATCTATATCGGTGAGGCCGATCCGGTCGGGGATCGGCTCAAGAATCACGTCTCGAACAAGGAAGGATGGGTCTGGGGCGTTTACTTTTTTGACCGAAACCACAAGATTGGAAAAACGGAAGTTCAGTATCTCGAATCGGCACTGGTGACGCTGGCCAAGAAGCATGGTCGCGCAATTCTGTTAAACAAGAATAGTCCTACCCCACCAACGATGGCTCCTGCAGCAAAGGCAACGGCACAGGCCTTCCTAGCAGACATGCTGTTGATCTTGCCAATGCTTGGGATCAACGCGTTCACACCACCGAAGCAAGAAGATCCGCTCGATCAAGTACAACCAGTCGGGGCAGAAAGCGATAAGTTCGACACCATCGTTGTCCCTGCTCGTGAGGAAGGATTCAAACAACGTTTCTTGAACGAAAACTGCTGGTTTGCGGTTCGGATCAATGCGAAGCACATCTCAAAACTGAAGTACATCGCGGCTTATCAGGTTGCCCCTGTTGCCGCCATTACTCACATTGCGGAGGTCGAAACCATTGTTCCGTATAACGATACGGGTAAATACATGATTCGATTCAAGGGGCCAGCCACAGCGGTCTCCCCTATACCACGTTTGGAAAATAGCGAGATCAATATGCAGTCCCCACGGTACGCACTGCGCGAAAAGCTCGCTGCAGCTCTGGCGCTTGATCAGATTTGGAAGTAG
- a CDS encoding ribonucleoside-diphosphate reductase subunit alpha encodes MQTVAESTASTPLSPEADMNAAYAQYKTIRRNGDVVAFEPVKISVAMTKAFIATHGSQAAASARVRELVEQLTQSVVNALMRRKPDGGAIHIEDIQDQVELSLMRSGEHDVARAYVLYREQRKAERAAKPDTEAHATIHVVETNGSRSPLDLKKLRALLDSAAEGYESVVDVEHLLAETLKNLYDGVPADEVRKSLVLAARAMIEQDPAYNYVTARLLLNTIRREIIGEELSQQEMAERYVDYFPRYIKQGIEAELLDPRLAQFDLARLGAALDAHRDYQFGYLGLQTLYDRYFLHVHGRRIEMPQAFFMRVAMGLAINEIDRETRTIEFYEVLSKFDFMSSTPTLFNSGTLHSQLSSCYLTTIADDLDGIYEGIKENALLSKFAGGLGNDWTPVRALGSHIKGTNGKSQGVVPFLKVVNDTAVAVNQGGKRKGAVCAYLETWHADVEEFLELRKNTGDDRRRTHDMNTANWVPDLFMKRVMEGADWTLFSPSEAPDLHDKFGLAFEEAYTAYEAKAERGEMRVHKKIPALTLWRKMLTMLFETGHPWITFKDPCNVRSPQQHVGVVHSSNLCTEITLNTNDNEIAVCNLGSVNLLAHLKDDGTGSKVLDHDKLKRTVKTAMRMLDNVIDINFYPVKKARNANLRHRPVGLGLMSFQECLFELRVPYGSEEAVEFADRSMEALAYYAYWASTELAQERGRYHSYQGSLWDRGILPLDSLDLLAEARGGYLEVDRSQRMNWDALRERVKQYGMRNSNCLAIAPTATISNIVGVSASIEPTYQNLFVKSNLSGEFTVVNDYLVRDLKAAGLWDEVMVADLKYFDGSLGRIDRIPANLRALYATAFEVDPKWLVEAASRRQKWLDQAQSLNLYVAGASGKKLDDLYKFAWVKGLKTTYYLRTLAATSAEKSTGQGGELNAVPVSGGVSAAAQAATAIAAAQSVSEPASDVKFCSIDNPDCESCQ; translated from the coding sequence ATGCAAACCGTCGCAGAATCCACCGCATCCACCCCGCTCAGTCCGGAGGCAGACATGAACGCAGCCTACGCCCAGTACAAGACGATCCGCCGTAACGGGGATGTGGTGGCTTTTGAGCCGGTGAAGATTTCCGTGGCCATGACCAAGGCTTTCATCGCCACCCACGGCAGCCAGGCTGCTGCCAGCGCCCGCGTGCGCGAGCTGGTGGAGCAGTTGACGCAATCGGTGGTCAACGCCCTGATGCGCCGCAAGCCGGATGGTGGCGCCATCCACATTGAAGACATCCAGGATCAGGTCGAACTGTCGCTGATGCGTTCCGGCGAGCATGACGTGGCCCGCGCCTACGTGCTGTACCGCGAGCAGCGCAAGGCCGAGCGTGCCGCCAAGCCGGACACGGAAGCACATGCCACCATCCACGTGGTGGAAACCAATGGCAGCCGCAGCCCGCTGGACTTGAAAAAGCTGCGCGCATTGCTCGATTCTGCCGCCGAAGGTTACGAGTCGGTGGTGGACGTGGAACACCTGCTGGCCGAAACCCTGAAGAACCTGTACGACGGGGTCCCGGCGGACGAAGTACGCAAGTCGCTGGTGCTGGCCGCCCGCGCCATGATCGAGCAAGACCCGGCCTACAACTATGTGACCGCCCGCCTGCTGCTGAACACCATCCGCCGCGAAATCATCGGCGAAGAGCTGAGCCAGCAGGAAATGGCCGAGCGCTATGTCGACTACTTCCCGCGTTACATCAAGCAAGGTATTGAGGCCGAACTGCTGGACCCGCGTCTGGCCCAGTTTGACCTCGCCCGCCTGGGCGCCGCGCTGGACGCGCACCGCGATTACCAGTTTGGCTACCTCGGCCTGCAGACCTTGTACGACCGCTACTTCCTGCACGTACACGGCCGCCGTATCGAAATGCCGCAAGCTTTCTTCATGCGGGTGGCGATGGGCCTGGCCATCAACGAAATCGACCGCGAAACCCGCACCATCGAATTCTATGAAGTGCTGTCGAAGTTCGACTTCATGTCATCCACCCCGACGCTGTTCAACTCCGGCACCCTGCACAGCCAGCTGTCCAGCTGCTACCTGACCACCATCGCCGACGATCTGGACGGCATCTACGAAGGCATCAAGGAAAACGCGCTGCTGTCCAAGTTTGCCGGTGGGCTGGGCAATGACTGGACCCCGGTGCGGGCGCTGGGCAGCCACATCAAGGGCACCAACGGCAAGTCGCAAGGCGTGGTGCCTTTCCTCAAGGTGGTGAACGACACCGCCGTGGCCGTCAACCAGGGCGGCAAGCGCAAGGGCGCCGTCTGTGCCTATCTGGAAACCTGGCACGCCGACGTGGAAGAATTCCTCGAGCTGCGCAAGAACACCGGTGATGACCGCCGCCGCACCCACGACATGAACACCGCCAACTGGGTGCCGGACCTGTTCATGAAGCGCGTGATGGAAGGCGCAGACTGGACCCTGTTCAGCCCGTCAGAAGCACCGGACCTGCACGACAAGTTCGGCCTCGCGTTTGAAGAAGCCTACACCGCTTACGAAGCCAAGGCCGAGCGCGGCGAGATGCGCGTGCACAAGAAGATCCCGGCGCTCACCCTGTGGCGCAAGATGCTGACCATGCTGTTTGAAACCGGCCATCCGTGGATCACCTTCAAGGATCCGTGCAATGTGCGCAGCCCGCAGCAGCACGTGGGCGTGGTACACAGCTCCAACCTGTGCACCGAGATCACCCTCAACACCAATGACAACGAGATTGCGGTGTGTAACCTCGGCTCGGTCAACCTGCTGGCGCACCTGAAGGACGACGGTACCGGCAGCAAAGTGCTCGACCATGACAAGCTCAAGCGCACGGTGAAAACTGCCATGCGCATGCTGGACAACGTGATCGACATCAACTTCTACCCGGTGAAGAAGGCACGCAATGCCAACCTGCGCCACCGTCCGGTGGGTCTGGGCCTGATGTCGTTCCAGGAATGCCTGTTTGAACTGCGCGTACCGTATGGTTCGGAAGAGGCCGTCGAGTTTGCCGACCGTTCGATGGAAGCGCTGGCCTACTACGCCTACTGGGCATCCACCGAACTGGCGCAGGAGCGGGGCCGCTACCACTCCTACCAAGGCAGTCTGTGGGACCGTGGCATCCTGCCGCTCGACTCGCTCGACCTGCTGGCCGAAGCGCGCGGCGGCTATCTGGAAGTGGACCGTTCGCAACGCATGAACTGGGACGCACTGCGTGAGCGCGTCAAACAGTACGGCATGCGCAACTCCAACTGCCTGGCGATTGCCCCGACCGCGACCATTTCCAACATCGTGGGCGTGTCCGCGTCGATCGAACCGACCTACCAGAACCTGTTCGTCAAATCCAACCTGTCCGGCGAGTTCACCGTGGTCAACGACTATCTGGTGCGCGACCTCAAGGCCGCCGGCCTGTGGGACGAAGTGATGGTGGCCGACCTCAAGTACTTTGATGGTTCGCTGGGCCGGATCGACCGCATCCCGGCCAATCTGCGTGCACTGTACGCCACCGCATTTGAAGTGGACCCGAAGTGGCTGGTGGAAGCCGCCAGCCGCCGCCAGAAGTGGCTGGACCAGGCACAATCGCTCAACCTGTATGTGGCCGGTGCCTCCGGCAAGAAGCTGGACGACCTCTACAAGTTCGCCTGGGTCAAGGGCCTGAAAACCACCTACTACCTGCGCACGCTGGCCGCCACCTCCGCCGAGAAGTCCACCGGCCAGGGCGGTGAGCTGAATGCGGTGCCGGTGAGTGGTGGCGTATCCGCCGCCGCCCAGGCCGCCACCGCCATTGCCGCCGCGCAATCGGTGAGCGAACCGGCGTCTGACGTGAAATTCTGCAGCATCGACAACCCGGACTGCGAAAGCTGCCAGTGA
- a CDS encoding O-linked N-acetylglucosamine transferase, SPINDLY family protein, which yields MSIQQQAARRAEQLLAENRPSKAARVLQAAADSSAPAPYWLLLGHALRLAGEPLPAWEALQCALQRDNSLLPARLAGLQALSEAGQLTQALHLCQQWCTEFPDSPDLHTAQAWLLRSLQQVDAALTHYRYILERWPAHLPAREKACLLLQQQGQLFAALALADDGPEDLPHRLLQAECLLATGQAQQAVTRLRQADTDTPPEPLRLALLGIAAACAGDTATAWASFAQAPEAARQAIAQRAPGWSAQQCEQARLHPETLALHYLNEQRCHASWHDPAHCAPLALDALPAPLGDPPDNVLWFQALWRPHDRMALRERAEALAARLPATPVRQTRTARTEGPYRIGLLSADWCPHPVPRLILPLLRHASPRVHYIRYASVPPVAYPPVAAMQAHSPLVDLSRLSDLHAAQRIAADQLDLLIDLSGWTSQFRPALLSHRPAPRQLGWLGYFSTCGGAGLDHVLLDPIMAPEDEDGYWRETLLRMPETLWLYDNQQAIAVTPSRSELGLPEQAFVFCSIHSDYKLDPTLFAAWMQLLHAVPGSVLWQTPRLPAVAENLRREAERHGIPPERLIFSPYEPDLPRYLARYRQADLFLDTACCNTGTTLLDALYSGLPALTLCGNTPSTRKGASILHALGLDTLICHSLADYSARALQLAREPQALAALRQQVQNARQRPPLNSRLQAQQLESMWCHVIETYPAH from the coding sequence GTGTCGATACAGCAGCAAGCTGCACGCCGGGCTGAGCAGCTGCTGGCGGAGAATCGCCCGTCCAAGGCCGCGCGGGTACTGCAGGCGGCGGCAGATAGTAGCGCTCCTGCCCCTTACTGGCTGCTACTCGGCCACGCGCTACGGCTGGCCGGGGAGCCCCTGCCGGCTTGGGAGGCGTTGCAGTGTGCCTTGCAGCGGGATAACAGCCTGTTGCCGGCCCGGCTGGCAGGGTTGCAGGCTTTGAGTGAGGCCGGGCAGCTCACTCAAGCGCTACACCTCTGCCAGCAATGGTGTACTGAATTTCCGGATAGCCCAGACCTGCACACCGCACAGGCCTGGCTGCTGCGCAGCCTGCAGCAAGTGGATGCCGCGCTGACACACTACCGGTACATCTTGGAGCGCTGGCCCGCGCACCTGCCCGCCCGTGAAAAAGCCTGCTTGTTGCTGCAACAACAAGGCCAGCTCTTCGCTGCGCTGGCCTTGGCGGATGACGGCCCGGAAGACCTGCCCCACCGACTGCTGCAAGCAGAATGTCTGCTGGCAACCGGACAAGCGCAACAGGCCGTCACCCGGTTACGCCAAGCAGACACCGATACGCCGCCAGAACCGCTTCGACTCGCCCTGCTGGGCATCGCTGCCGCTTGTGCGGGCGATACCGCCACAGCCTGGGCGTCGTTTGCCCAGGCCCCGGAGGCCGCCCGGCAAGCCATTGCTCAGCGTGCGCCGGGCTGGAGTGCCCAGCAATGCGAGCAAGCCCGCCTGCACCCGGAAACGCTGGCCCTGCACTACCTGAACGAGCAACGCTGTCATGCCAGCTGGCACGACCCCGCCCACTGCGCCCCGCTGGCGCTGGACGCCCTGCCCGCGCCACTGGGCGACCCACCGGACAACGTGCTGTGGTTTCAGGCGCTGTGGCGACCGCATGACCGCATGGCCTTGCGTGAGCGTGCAGAAGCCCTGGCCGCCCGCCTGCCTGCCACGCCGGTAAGACAGACCCGCACCGCGCGGACCGAAGGCCCCTACCGTATCGGCCTGCTGAGCGCAGATTGGTGTCCGCACCCGGTCCCCCGCCTGATCCTGCCGCTACTGCGCCATGCCAGCCCGCGCGTACACTACATACGCTACGCCAGCGTGCCACCTGTGGCCTACCCGCCAGTTGCCGCCATGCAGGCACACTCCCCGCTGGTAGACCTGTCGCGGTTGAGCGACCTGCATGCCGCCCAGCGCATTGCCGCAGACCAGCTGGACCTGCTGATCGACCTCAGCGGCTGGACTTCACAGTTCCGCCCGGCCCTGCTCAGCCACCGCCCGGCCCCCCGCCAGCTAGGCTGGCTCGGCTACTTCAGCACCTGCGGCGGTGCCGGGCTGGACCATGTGCTGCTGGACCCGATCATGGCCCCGGAAGACGAAGACGGCTACTGGCGGGAAACCCTGCTGCGCATGCCGGAAACCCTGTGGTTGTACGACAACCAGCAAGCCATCGCCGTCACCCCCAGCCGCAGCGAGCTGGGGCTGCCCGAGCAAGCCTTCGTGTTCTGCAGCATTCATTCCGACTACAAACTGGACCCGACCCTCTTCGCCGCCTGGATGCAGCTGCTGCACGCGGTGCCCGGCAGCGTGCTATGGCAAACCCCGCGTCTGCCCGCCGTTGCGGAGAACTTGCGACGAGAAGCCGAGCGGCACGGCATCCCGCCAGAGCGACTGATCTTCAGCCCCTACGAGCCGGACCTGCCCCGCTATCTGGCCCGCTACCGCCAGGCGGATCTCTTCCTCGACACCGCCTGCTGCAACACCGGCACTACCCTGCTCGATGCCCTCTACAGCGGCCTGCCCGCCCTCACCCTGTGCGGCAACACCCCCTCCACCCGCAAAGGCGCCAGCATCCTGCACGCCCTCGGCCTGGATACGCTGATCTGCCACAGTCTGGCAGACTACAGCGCGCGAGCACTGCAGCTGGCCCGCGAGCCACAAGCGCTGGCCGCGCTACGCCAGCAGGTACAAAACGCGCGCCAGCGCCCGCCACTCAACAGTCGCCTGCAAGCCCAGCAGCTGGAGAGCATGTGGTGCCATGTGATTGAGACCTACCCCGCGCACTAG